The DNA segment TACAGCTTTTCGTTTGACTAAATAGCCTATCGACATTAAGAAAAAGAAACCTAATAACACGACAAAAGCCGCAATAAATGTGCTCATATTCGACTCCAACTACTGAGTAACGAGAGGTTTGAAAGCTTCACTATAGAAAACTTTAAAGCCATCATCTTGCTTTTCAATAAGCATTATCGCTAGATGCTCGCGTTTAGCCAGCTCTAGTGATGCTTGAGTACCTAACACCATCATAGCAGTCGCGTAACCATCTGCAATCATACACTCTTCATGCAGTACCGTCACAGACGCTAATCTATGGTTTATTGGGTAGCCTGTACGAGGATCGATCAGGTGTGAAAAACGCTTGCCGTCTTCCTCGTAATAATTACGATAATCACCCGATGTTGCCATCGCCATATTTTTGAGTGAAATTATCTGCTGGATCTCAGTTCCGTCATCATCTGGCTGCTCTATCGCAATACGCCATAATGAACCATCGGCTTTAGTGCCATGAAGGCTGACTTCTCCGCCAATCTCAACTAAATATCCGGTCAGGTTATACTTATCCAATAAGGCGGCTATTTTATCAACACCGAAGCCTTTTGCAATCGAAGATAGATCGACATAGATATCAGGATTTTGCTTGCTGATTTTATTACCATCAACAGCAATCTCCTCAATACCCATGCGCTCCATAGCCAAATCAATCTCTTGCTGAGATGGAATTTGCGTCGGCCTTTTATCTGGGCCAAAGCCCCATAAGTTAACTAAAGGGCCTAAGGTAATATCTAAGGCACCATCGGTTTTTTTATAAAGCGTTAAGCCTTCGGCAATCACTTTAGCCGTATCGGTCGATACTTCCATATTCTCATTATGGATCATCTGATTAAACTGAGACAACTCTGATTCAGGACGATATGTCGACATCTGATCGTTCACCTTTTCAAGGGCTAAATCGATCTCTGTTTGCAATGACTGTGCATCAGGCATCTCGTCGTTAGGTACAAGCTTAATATGATAAGTCGTCCCCATCGTGTTGCCAGACAAAGAGATAATTTCGGGCGGTTTTGAGCAAGCTGAAATAAAAAAGGCTAGCCCAATAACTGCTAACCATTTCACCAAGATCTTTTGCATTGACCTAAATCCTTATATTCCACTTAAGACTATCGAGGGCTTAGAAAGGAAAGTGGCATGAGCTTATCAACCTCCACTTTCCACACTCGATGACGACACTTTTGCGGATTGTAACTTTATAAGAAGCGGTTAGCCACCGAAGTCATCCAATAGGATATTTTCATCTTCGACACCAAGATCTTTAAGCATAGCAATTACAGCAGCGTTCA comes from the Shewanella halifaxensis HAW-EB4 genome and includes:
- a CDS encoding FAD:protein FMN transferase, with translation MQKILVKWLAVIGLAFFISACSKPPEIISLSGNTMGTTYHIKLVPNDEMPDAQSLQTEIDLALEKVNDQMSTYRPESELSQFNQMIHNENMEVSTDTAKVIAEGLTLYKKTDGALDITLGPLVNLWGFGPDKRPTQIPSQQEIDLAMERMGIEEIAVDGNKISKQNPDIYVDLSSIAKGFGVDKIAALLDKYNLTGYLVEIGGEVSLHGTKADGSLWRIAIEQPDDDGTEIQQIISLKNMAMATSGDYRNYYEEDGKRFSHLIDPRTGYPINHRLASVTVLHEECMIADGYATAMMVLGTQASLELAKREHLAIMLIEKQDDGFKVFYSEAFKPLVTQ